The Malus domestica chromosome 08, GDT2T_hap1 genomic interval CGCCGCGGCTCCATCTGGCCAATGACCTTCGGTCTCGCCTGCTGCGCCGTCGAGATGATGCACACCGGAGCCGCCCGCTACGATTTGGACCGATTCGGCATCATTTTCCGGCCCAGTCCTCGCCAGTCCGATTGCATGATCGTCGCGGGCACTCTCACCAACAAGATGGCACCCGCTCTCCGCAAGTAAGCAACAACCCCTTCCTTCCCTCTCAATTTTCTGAATCTCAGTTTTAGGGTTTCTGGATTTTTGAGCTTAGAAAATGTTTTAGTGATAATTAGATTTGTATTTACCTAATGTAATCTCAAATTGGAACAATTGGGGGCTTTGATTAAGCTCAATTTTAAGGAAATCTCCGATTAAATGGGAATAACATGTACACCCTTCTCCTCCAGTTCGTTATTAGGACTTAGGATATGCATTTTGCCAATGAAAGTGCTGGTTATGGTGATTAGCCAAGTTCATTAGAGCAGTATGCTCCCGCTCCCATCAAGTTCGACCTCCCTCTAGTTTAGATTATAGACAAGATTATCGCTCGAATataaaagggaattgttattagcactccaaaaatttcatttggcactccaaactttctataaatagaaagaaaaatacacttgtaaggagtgtaggatgagatttttggagtgttaataacaattcccatatAAAAAATGTATTAGCTATTGAATAACAAAATCTAGTTCCAAGGGGGTTGTAGCTCAAATATTTAAGAGGATTGTGTGTCTTCAATGCATGGGATTTGCCCTCCACAATATCGCTTGTATCGAAGAAAAAACTACTGTGTTGTGTCTTTTGATGGATGGGATTTCTTAGGAATTTCTTTTGGAAAGTGCATAATTGCCTTCGATTTTGGGAGTTAAAAGCTCCTCGCCAACCTTTCAGTCTAGGCATTGTTGTAATGTTTGCACAAGTAAACAAAGAGGTATGAATTGTTTTGATCTTTATGCTAAATTTTGTTGCAGGGTTTATGACCAAATGCCTGAGCCGAGATGGGTCATCTCCATGGGAAGCTGTGCAAATGGAGGTGGTTACTACCATTACTCCTATTCTGTTGTTAGGGGTTGTGACAGGATCGTACCCGTTGATATCTATGTTCCAGGCTGCCCTCCCACCGCCGAAGCCCTACTCTACGGCCTTCTCCAGCTGCAGAAGAAAATCAACCGGCGCAAGGATTTCCTCCTTTGGTGGACCAAGTGAGGgccttcatcttttttttttgggggctGCTTTTGCTATATTTATCCAATAATAAGTCTATCAGGGGAGGTTTGCCCTGGCAAAGCACCATGTAAAGGGAGAGATTTTGCATTTACGTGTTATAAATTTTAGATCCCGGGTGTCCTGTATTGTGCTTTCTGCATATTTCCGTCGTTTTGGAGCTATAATAGTAGCCACAGATTCTGTAAAACTTTTTTCTGTTTCAATCTGGGTGCTTGAACTAATCTCCCATGTTTATCTGCTTGTTTGATTGATTGTTGGAAGCTGCTTATACTTTTTGTTTAACGCGGGATTAAGTAATGTAGCCGTGTTTTTCGTAAACCCTTGAGTTTGTGATTTCAGTTTCGTAGTCATATTATTGTTGGAAATCCTCTTGTCTGAGACTGGTCCAAGGGTTCTAGGACTCGACTCGGAGGTCAGGTGTTGAAGACACAACCCGGTCACCTAGGTGCCCGAGGACTTCAACGTGCGGGACATGAACCCCATCTCAATGCCGGGGATTGGGACCTCTGGAAGCTTGGGACTCAAATCTGGGACCTTTCGATGCATGAGATTTGGACTCAGAATCTCCGTGTTTGGTAGCCCCAATCATATGATCATTTTGGCTTGTTTATTAAGAAGGGTAAAACATAGCTTAGTATTATCATGTCCAATTCAATCTTAACCTCCTGATCAAGTCCAATCCCATTCAACAAACAGGACATTATGGATTATCAATCCTCCCGGCATGTAGTGCAATATCTTAATGGGTTGGGTGTTGAGTTTTTACTAATGCATCTCAAATTCGAAACTCTCTCATCTAATTAATGATATAGTTTCGAACTTTCTCCTCctcttaataatagtaaaattttaaaaataaaaagataagcaTTACAAAACCCAACATTAACTTTTGCTTCTCCGAATGATCGTGCTTATTGCTTAGATTATTTTATTTGGTATTCGCGCTAGTTAAAACGTAAATCTTATATGATGTTCTCACcacataaaaataaacataatcgTATATAACAATATATAATCGTGTATATATGAGAGTTATTCTCTGATAAACTTTTTTTACATTTTACTtacaaatagaaaaataaaactaattgacCAAAATAACGGGTATAAAACCTCACAATTCTTTTCACTTTTACATTTTTACCACGCACTTTCCGTCCGGTAAAATTAACAGACCCTTATTCCCGTTCGCAAGcaaaggtgtttggccaaaaaaAGGAGTGTTACGAACACTGATAATGTTCATTTTTTAACATTAAGAATATTTTTATTCTAAAACATCATTTTTAATCTTACAAACAATACTTTTTTTTATCctttaattaaaacttaaaagttttcaaatttttttcattaatttttttaagaaaatatcCTTACGTATAAATATCCAACCGGTGTTTTTCCACCTCACCCTATCCCtcactcctctctctcctctctctctctctctctctctctctctctctctctcttctaggGTTTCTACGACAATGGCCGACGAAGCCCAATACTCATCCGGTCCTGATTCAGGGAACAAGCGGAAGTACGAGGAGCAAACGCCGCCGTCCACCCGCAGAGTCACCGGTTTCTCGGCCCCCATCAAGTCATCGTCCCCCGACTCTGTGCCGACGTCGTACAGCAGCGTTCCTCCGCCCATGGAAGATTTCCAGCTGGCCAAGCAGAAGGCGCAGGAGATCGCCGCTCGGTTGTTGAACGGCGGCGATGCTAAGCGTGCTAGGGTTGAGAATGGTGGTTCCGACTCTTTTGACAAGGGCTTTAGCTCTGGTCCGCCAGGTTCGCCTTCCATCTTTTGAATTTTACGTTTTCCATTAAATTTTTActctctttttatttaatttttatgctttttattatattgttagggttttggttcGTTTTTTAATATGCTTGACATCCAAGAATTTGATTGGGTTTAGTGTTTTAGGGTGATGCGGAGTTGCTATTTGTGTTTTGATTGTACATGTTTATGCCTAGAATGTGAATATCGATGCAACatttgtaattttggttttgtgaAAATGATACAGATCCAAAGCCTCACTTCTCAAACCCAGCTCCTTCGTCGATCCCTGTATCTTATGGTGGGTTCGTGGGACCAAGCAAAAAGATTGAGGTTCCCAATGGCAGGGTTGGTGTCATAATTGGTAAAGGTGGGGAGACTATCAAGTATCTACAGACTCAGTCAGGCGCCAAGATTCAAGTTACCCGAGATTCTGATGCAGACCTCAATTTTCCAACTAGGATGGTGGAGCTCATGGGTACTCCGGAGCAGATTGCGAAGGCCGAGCACTTGATAAATGATGTTCTTGCTGAGGTTCGGCTTGTGCATTAATTTTTTAGATGAGTTTTATCATCTGCTTGTGATATATTAAAACAAGTTCACACATTTGAGTTTAAAATCCTCCACATTGTGAtcctttttgttaattttgagatGGTTGAGTTTTATCAAATTGGTACATATGATCTTGGAAATATGGCTTACACATATAAGCTCTTATGTTTGTGCCAGGCTGAATCAGGAGGTCCTGCCGTAGCTTCTCGAAGGTTAACTGTACATACCGGTGGTGAACAATATGTTACGAAAATTCCTAACAACAAGGTACAGACTACatagtttttatatatttagctgCGTGTTCTGGTGATTTACTTATTGAGGATTCATGACTATGTAATCTCAGGTTGGGCTTGTAATTGGTAAAGGAGGTGAAACAATAAAAAGTATGCAAGCTAGGTCTGGAGCTCGTATCCAGGTTTGTTTTCAATCTTGGGCAGAATATTGGTCTTTTGTATGGTTTTCTATTTGTCTTCTTTTGGAACTCTATGTATTCTTCTATCATTTTTCTTGATACACGTTGTAAACATAACTTTTCTGGTATATCGGTTTGAGTAACGTATATGGGTGGAATCAAATACAAGAAATGGTTTTATGAGctgacattttattttttttaggttATTCCCTTGCATCTGCCACCTGGTGACCCATCAACAGAAAGGACGCTACAGATTGATGGTACTACTGAACAAATTGAAGCTGCAAAACAGTTGGTAGCTGAAGTTATCAGTGAGGTAGGTTTTATTGGTGTTTGCCTTAAAATTTGGCTTGTAAGCCTCTCTGACATATTTAGTAGTCAGAAGTTGTTAGCTTCAGGAGGGGTAGGCTACAATAGATGTGATTCTCTAGGTTTTATAGTTTTGCATGGCCATTTGAACTTCTGTTTTCTGTCAATGTATTTAATTTGCACATGACTACTTTCTGCAATCagattttggggtttttttgtTGATATGTTGAGGCTCCCTGCTGTAGCGATGTTACTTATTTTGTATATTCATACTGTTCATATTGCTTGCTCAAATTAGGTTAACCAACCTGGTTGCTAGGTTGACCTTTTTGCATTTTgctttgttattaatttttttccttgcagggctttttgtatgtttttttaattttaaattttgagctCAATTAATCTGTACCATTTTCTGATAAGCCCTCGGACAGTTTTATCTCTTGATATTGTTAAACATTTTCCCTGATAATGAGTTcgtctctttttttattttcattttgcattttatgttgTGCATGATGCTACATTTCTGTCATTAAATTGAGTTTCTCTGCCTTTTCGTTCTCTTTATTTTATGGATTTGACTTTTATGCTGGTTAGTTGCATTTACATTGTACAATTGTTCGGGGTATGTATTTTGTAGTCTATCTGGTTGTGCAATTTTTCCACTGTGTCATGTAAGGTGTAGAAACTAATTCTAGTCGAACTATTGCTGACTTTATATTTTCGGCCAATGGTGGACCACAGTATCCCTAATGTTGTACTGGTTAGTGGTTACGGCACTTGGTATTTTGAATATGTTTATGACCCaaatattatgattttatgaGGATTGGATAAGTTTGTATGGTTCTCAATTGTCTTTTTTGGCTTTAGATCTTATTAATTCAGATTTTTTTTGTGCTGATCTTTTTGCCATGCACAGTGTAGCTGGCAGAGATTGAGTCTAACATGTCAAGTGAACACTGGAAGGAGCCTGTTTATGCAAGTATTTATTCTTTGGGTTTTGTAGCATTTGCTGGGATCTAGTTTCAACTTAAGAAACTGGTTGGCACGATTTCACCTCTGCGAAATCCATTTAGATGTCATATAGATTTAGCTTTAATTGTATAAACCTGCAGGGTCATCTGAATTGTTATCATAAATGGATGCAATAAGTTTCTTCTTCCCATATGATTGATGCAGATATTGGCTTATTTGACCTTAAGATTGAACAAATATTTGGAGGAGTGATTACAACACATTGGGCTGTTCTTGGCCATATGCACTTATTGGGAATTTAGTCTACGGGAGTTCATGTTACAGGTTTAGGTTATTAAGTTACATTAAAGTTTCATTAACTCTCATAATGTTTAACATTACGATTATTGGttcattaagtgaaaaattATTGGGACAACAGCTTGATCTACCATCAATATGCTTATTTCTCTTACATCATATAACTGATTCTTATTGGGAATTATTGTAGGGTTAGTTTGTATTGGACTGTTGGTGACACCAACATGGAATCCTTTGTGTTGGTGTTCCCTTAGCATCACTCTGGTATGGTTCTAAATCCCGTTTTCTGGTATTTAGTAATGATATTGCGGAGTGAAGCTTTCTGTTGGAGGGATTGAAGGTTAATAGTATAACTCCTAGAAAATTTGAACCATTTTATTCTAAATACATTAATTAGTTGTGAATTAGTATAATGTTGGAATAATGGACTTTAAGTCATAGCTTTTCTAttgagtattttttattttgtcataatTATGTGGTGCTTTGCTGTGTTGAAGCCTCTATCAAATTATTATCTTGGTATTATTTTACAAGTATTTATACTGTTTATTCTgtagtgtttttaaaatgttttaTAGCTTTATCGTTGTGAGAATTTCTGTGAATCTTTTGTCAAGATATTGA includes:
- the LOC103440603 gene encoding NADH dehydrogenase [ubiquinone] iron-sulfur protein 7, mitochondrial translates to MALLTRARIPLQLSAQRALSLHTTVPSLSPSAPSGSTPATYARPPPPSASPPPPGLSKAAEFVISKVDDLMNWARRGSIWPMTFGLACCAVEMMHTGAARYDLDRFGIIFRPSPRQSDCMIVAGTLTNKMAPALRKVYDQMPEPRWVISMGSCANGGGYYHYSYSVVRGCDRIVPVDIYVPGCPPTAEALLYGLLQLQKKINRRKDFLLWWTK